From a single Pseudobutyrivibrio xylanivorans genomic region:
- a CDS encoding RNA-binding S4 domain-containing protein, which produces MENIQIRDEFIKLGQLLKLANLVESGAMAKEVIEDGLVKYNGEVETHRGKKVYPGDVVEFNGESVTVTNDN; this is translated from the coding sequence ATGGAAAATATTCAGATTAGAGATGAATTTATAAAGCTTGGTCAGCTTCTTAAGCTTGCAAATCTTGTAGAATCAGGTGCAATGGCTAAAGAAGTTATTGAGGACGGGCTTGTAAAATATAATGGTGAAGTTGAAACTCACCGCGGAAAAAAAGTTTATCCTGGTGATGTTGTGGAATTTAATGGAGAAAGCGTAACAGTTACTAATGATAATTAA